A window of the Zavarzinia compransoris genome harbors these coding sequences:
- a CDS encoding tetratricopeptide repeat protein: protein MSAGFSPRAVPRALALAALAAALGLAGCKSAGTAPARTVSGEQTPRPSAEEDVLYIALIRGMIERDQSQAALAFLDDYLKRRPGDVEALTLKGEALLRTEQIDAADKVYIELDRRRVQPVAAFGLGQVRAKVGDWKGAAPQFARAAEAAPTDPRVLNNYGFALLNTEDYAKAYSVLARAAQLSPQNQQIRTNFAIAALKTGREAELDQILAPVAAAERPNILSFVRSWKPS from the coding sequence ATGTCGGCAGGGTTTTCCCCGCGGGCCGTGCCGCGCGCCCTGGCGCTTGCCGCCCTGGCCGCGGCGCTCGGGCTCGCCGGCTGCAAGTCGGCCGGCACCGCGCCGGCGCGGACCGTTTCCGGCGAGCAGACGCCGCGCCCCTCGGCCGAGGAGGACGTGCTCTATATCGCCCTGATCCGGGGCATGATCGAGCGCGACCAGTCGCAGGCCGCGCTGGCCTTCCTCGACGACTACCTGAAGCGCCGTCCCGGCGATGTCGAAGCCCTGACCCTGAAGGGCGAGGCCTTGCTGCGCACCGAGCAGATCGATGCCGCTGACAAGGTCTATATCGAACTGGACCGCCGGCGCGTGCAGCCGGTCGCGGCCTTCGGTCTCGGCCAGGTGCGGGCCAAGGTCGGCGACTGGAAGGGCGCCGCCCCCCAGTTCGCCCGCGCGGCCGAGGCGGCCCCGACCGATCCCCGGGTCCTGAACAATTACGGTTTCGCCCTGCTGAACACCGAGGATTACGCCAAGGCCTACAGCGTCCTTGCCCGTGCCGCGCAGCTCAGCCCGCAGAACCAGCAGATCAGAACCAATTTCGCCATCGCCGCCCTCAAGACCGGCCGCGAAGCCGAACTGGACCAGATCCTGGCCCCGGTCGCCGCGGCGGAACGTCCCAATATCCTTTCCTTCGTCCGGAGCTGGAAACCATCATGA
- a CDS encoding alpha/beta fold hydrolase, which produces MPLDHIQAAGATIAVRTQGAGPAILCLHATGQGARDYDRFAERMGDRFTVLALDWPGHGDSPAEAAPASAARYAGILAGAVAALGLSRVIVIGNSIGGAAAISYAAAHPDRVRGLVLCDSGGLAPVNLVARLYCRHMARRFARAAAGDRRFPDWFARYYRTILPAPAADWRRDEIVAGGPAVAGILAQAWESFARPQADLRHLVPALAMPVFYAWGRKDRTLRWSWSKAAALKAPNRRVQLFDAGHAAFLEQPDEFDRAFAGFAGACP; this is translated from the coding sequence ATGCCACTCGACCATATCCAAGCCGCGGGCGCGACCATCGCCGTCAGGACGCAAGGGGCGGGACCGGCGATCCTCTGCCTTCACGCCACCGGCCAGGGGGCGCGAGACTACGACCGTTTCGCCGAACGGATGGGTGACCGTTTCACCGTTCTGGCCCTGGACTGGCCGGGCCATGGCGACAGCCCGGCGGAAGCGGCGCCGGCCAGCGCCGCCCGCTATGCCGGGATTCTCGCCGGGGCGGTGGCTGCCTTGGGGCTGTCGCGCGTCATCGTCATCGGCAATTCCATCGGCGGGGCGGCCGCGATCAGCTATGCCGCCGCTCACCCCGACCGCGTCCGGGGCCTGGTGCTGTGCGATTCCGGGGGGCTGGCGCCGGTCAATCTCGTCGCCCGTCTCTATTGCCGCCACATGGCTCGCCGCTTTGCGCGTGCCGCCGCCGGCGACCGCCGCTTTCCCGACTGGTTCGCCCGTTATTACCGGACGATTCTGCCCGCGCCGGCCGCCGATTGGCGCCGCGACGAGATCGTCGCCGGCGGCCCGGCCGTCGCCGGCATCCTGGCCCAGGCCTGGGAAAGTTTCGCAAGGCCGCAGGCGGACCTGCGGCACCTCGTGCCGGCGCTGGCCATGCCGGTATTCTATGCCTGGGGCCGCAAGGACCGGACGCTGCGCTGGTCGTGGTCGAAGGCTGCGGCGCTCAAGGCGCCGAACCGCCGGGTCCAGCTTTTCGATGCCGGCCACGCGGCTTTCCTGGAGCAGCCGGACGAATTCGACCGCGCCTTCGCCGGCTTTGCCGGTGCCTGCCCCTGA
- a CDS encoding sensor histidine kinase produces the protein MADVADARAYPPDLLSLAADFTWRSGPDLRVEEASPLDVACDPSVIQLLRGARLDRLAQRTLYPAQGEALGALLGRIAPLRDIALSFVQRDGSVVNFTLTGSPVDDGGYVGVGKVWSGRPFDEQHRGELVELLERAEANRNREMRLREEADVLLASLRTLIRPAPLADKCSDLFNLFSRLLRFEQALVVRRRTRDELLSVVATDPALTGLKWPAGDVINAALMGEALVVQDLSALKEWRDLPEAIRGRFRNALVAPLTIGNEAAMLVALHGQPGFFEPYQLALMQRLSLIATQAFEVDEQKNVLINTAKLATLGELMTVIAHEISQPLSVIAMAVKNAKLAIEAMNERENTVGSAEQTIVVAKLDRIHDQALRAGEIVSAIRTLAHPDRRTLGLRPVAVTEIMDNIRNLTEGSLRNRGIQLICNAPPYCRALKANPVSLQQVFLNLVVNARDAIAEYSKRRGEATRGEIRIDVYDDGVSDRLVVEVQDSGGGIPPDVMNRIFDAFFTLKEVGHGSGLGLAICRTLMTDMGGSISAYNRDKGAVFRLEIPTYVEDPAG, from the coding sequence ATGGCGGATGTAGCCGATGCCCGGGCATATCCCCCGGACCTGCTCAGCCTTGCCGCCGATTTCACCTGGCGCAGCGGCCCCGATCTCCGGGTCGAGGAGGCGTCGCCCCTCGACGTCGCCTGCGATCCCTCCGTCATCCAGCTGCTGCGCGGCGCCCGGCTCGACCGGCTGGCGCAGCGAACCCTCTATCCGGCGCAGGGCGAAGCGCTCGGGGCCTTGCTCGGCCGGATCGCGCCCCTGCGCGATATCGCCCTCAGCTTCGTGCAGCGCGACGGCTCGGTGGTCAATTTCACCCTGACCGGCAGCCCGGTCGACGACGGCGGCTATGTCGGCGTCGGCAAGGTATGGAGCGGCCGGCCCTTCGACGAACAGCACCGCGGCGAACTGGTCGAACTGCTGGAACGGGCGGAAGCCAATCGCAACCGGGAAATGCGCCTGCGCGAGGAGGCGGACGTCCTGCTCGCCTCGCTGCGCACTCTGATCCGGCCGGCCCCCCTCGCCGACAAATGCTCGGACCTGTTCAACCTGTTCTCCCGCCTGCTGCGCTTCGAGCAGGCGCTGGTCGTGCGCCGCCGCACCCGCGACGAGCTTCTGTCCGTCGTCGCCACCGACCCGGCGCTGACCGGCCTGAAATGGCCGGCGGGCGACGTCATCAATGCCGCCCTGATGGGCGAGGCCCTGGTGGTCCAGGATCTGTCCGCCCTCAAGGAATGGAGGGATCTGCCGGAGGCGATCCGCGGCCGCTTCCGCAATGCGCTGGTCGCGCCGCTCACCATCGGCAACGAGGCGGCCATGCTGGTCGCCCTGCACGGCCAGCCCGGCTTCTTCGAACCCTACCAGCTCGCCCTGATGCAGCGCCTCAGCCTGATCGCGACCCAGGCCTTCGAGGTCGACGAGCAGAAGAACGTCCTCATCAATACGGCCAAGCTCGCCACCCTCGGCGAATTGATGACCGTGATCGCCCATGAGATCAGCCAGCCGCTGTCGGTCATCGCCATGGCGGTGAAGAATGCGAAACTGGCGATCGAGGCGATGAACGAGCGCGAGAACACGGTCGGCAGCGCCGAACAGACCATCGTCGTCGCCAAGTTGGACCGCATCCACGACCAGGCGCTGCGCGCCGGCGAGATCGTCAGCGCGATCCGCACCCTCGCCCATCCCGACCGCCGCACCCTCGGCCTGCGCCCGGTCGCGGTGACCGAGATCATGGACAATATCCGCAACCTGACCGAAGGCTCGCTGCGCAACCGGGGCATCCAGCTGATCTGCAACGCCCCGCCCTATTGCCGGGCGCTGAAGGCCAACCCGGTCTCGCTGCAGCAGGTTTTCCTCAACCTCGTGGTGAACGCCCGCGATGCCATCGCGGAATATTCGAAGCGCCGGGGCGAGGCGACCAGGGGCGAGATCCGCATCGACGTCTATGACGACGGCGTTTCCGACCGGCTGGTGGTCGAAGTGCAGGACAGCGGCGGCGGCATCCCGCCCGACGTGATGAATCGTATCTTCGACGCCTTCTTTACGCTAAAGGAAGTCGGTCACGGCAGCGGCCTCGGGCTCGCCATCTGCCGGACATTGATGACCGATATGGGCGGCAGCATCAGCGCCTACAACAGGGATAAGGGCGCCGTGTTCCGGCTGGAAATTCCAACCTACGTCGAGGATCCGGCAGGCTGA
- a CDS encoding TetR/AcrR family transcriptional regulator encodes MTNALEPPKSPAKPRRPEETRAALLDAAAREFEETGFEQTNTNRIARRAGYAPQTFYRHFPDKLAIFLAVYERWVGAEAAAFAATDRAIDAADVLIRHHRGSLMFRRTLRALTLTDPRVRAARAASRLAQVERLRQRFPQLAQTGGTELAFSLLTIERLADAHVEGELRDMGLAEADSRQELARRLAQAFAIPH; translated from the coding sequence GTGACCAACGCCCTTGAGCCCCCGAAGAGCCCGGCCAAGCCCCGGCGGCCCGAAGAGACCCGCGCAGCCCTGCTCGACGCGGCCGCGCGGGAATTCGAAGAGACCGGCTTCGAGCAGACGAACACGAACCGGATCGCCCGGCGCGCAGGCTATGCGCCGCAGACCTTCTATCGGCATTTTCCCGACAAGCTCGCCATCTTCCTCGCGGTCTACGAACGCTGGGTCGGGGCGGAAGCGGCGGCCTTCGCCGCGACCGACCGGGCGATCGATGCGGCCGACGTCCTGATCCGGCATCACCGCGGCTCGCTGATGTTCCGGCGCACCCTGCGCGCCCTCACCCTGACCGATCCGCGCGTCCGCGCGGCCCGGGCCGCGAGCCGGCTGGCCCAGGTCGAACGCCTGCGGCAGCGGTTTCCGCAGCTGGCGCAGACCGGCGGGACGGAACTCGCGTTCAGCCTGCTGACGATCGAGCGGCTGGCCGATGCCCATGTCGAGGGCGAGTTGAGGGACATGGGGCTCGCCGAAGCCGACAGCCGCCAGGAACTGGCCCGCCGGCTGGCGCAGGCCTTCGCCATCCCGCACTGA
- a CDS encoding AAA domain-containing protein: MVKADLSVLRYWRAAVADSAAGEACLTPKALGEFQALSRAEAESGRLSRDTIEVLFAGVPKNQSRVAVSYRPLHVRRRVSHARSRGDGLPLEVAPVVTEAAVTRAGLIIPMRSVIARDILDPLPRGAFSIGSVADLDRFLTARPFPAGEGRDDLWPRHQAYWRQLMAEAGGNWPEADDDYQAVGWGLIRPAADNAQTVKQILALSDVLIREQPAAPLLANFARSTPRPLEPALAGPFPLAERLGHANGDFPLADHQREVLAHLARAGDGEILAVNGPPGTGKTTMLLSAIAGEWVRAALEGGEPPLIVAASTNNQAVTNIIDAFGKDFGRGEGPFAGRWLPEIQSFGLFLASKSREGEAAAKYQTERFFDKLETADYLARARAAYLRAARAAFPGLEPLDVPAAIDALHGLMREEQRTLAEADATHGAMVQIEAAIRQDLGEAPEAALAERQAARTQAEAEGAAAAALLHKWEGWLASEPLLQSLFAFLPPVARKRGLRARLFLREAGADEAVLAETRADAMEARLKNQLRDRAEKQREAAERHQRAMNALAARDARSAAWRALAQRLAGESGDVPGVVALDRLADCRLRFRLFLLATHYWEGRWLLAMEEALPALQRQQQTGRGANDRAMVEPQWRRRMMLTPCAVSTFATLPGKMTCRDDRSGSFRTEYLFNHIDLLIVDEAGQVLPEVAAPSFALAKRALVIGDTQQIEPISSLPLAVDIGNLTEAGLLSHAGDRAALERVEALGLTSRSGSTMRLAQSACRFQPYPRLDRGLYLFEHRRCYDEIIGFCNDLCYKGTLLPRRGAAVGTMLPPMGYLHVDGMAAAAGGSRFNALEAHTIAAWLAAEGEGLKQRYGRRLEDIVGIVTPFGRQVREIAKACAEAGIDVGRQGMTIGTVHALQGAERPVVIFSPVYSKHADGGFIDQSPSMLNVAVSRAKDAFLVFGDMDTLAAAPPGSPRAVLARFLFAEEANGLAFQVPPRPDLSQGQRTVEMLRDAAEHDAFLLQELAAARRKFCIVSPWVNVDTMARAGTTPAIAQARARGVEVEIFADPVLIRDRNKPGQDKFAEAQAALAKLGVPLHAVRQLHSKLVWADGALLAVGSFNWLSALRSGDYARHETSVVYRGSHLGAEIGLLEGSLKPRIGRDG, from the coding sequence ATGGTCAAGGCTGATCTGTCGGTGCTGCGCTATTGGCGCGCGGCCGTCGCGGACAGTGCCGCCGGGGAGGCGTGCCTGACGCCCAAGGCCCTGGGCGAATTCCAGGCGCTGTCGCGCGCGGAGGCGGAAAGCGGCCGTCTGAGCCGCGACACCATCGAGGTGCTGTTCGCCGGCGTGCCGAAGAATCAGTCGCGCGTCGCCGTCTCCTATCGCCCTCTTCATGTCCGCCGCCGGGTCAGCCATGCCCGGTCGCGCGGCGACGGGCTGCCGCTCGAGGTCGCCCCGGTCGTCACCGAGGCGGCGGTGACGCGCGCGGGCCTGATCATCCCGATGCGCAGCGTGATCGCGCGCGATATTCTCGATCCGCTGCCGCGCGGGGCCTTTTCCATCGGCAGCGTCGCCGATCTCGACCGTTTCCTGACCGCCCGGCCCTTCCCGGCCGGCGAGGGGCGCGACGACCTGTGGCCGCGCCACCAAGCCTATTGGCGCCAATTGATGGCCGAGGCCGGCGGCAATTGGCCGGAAGCGGACGACGACTATCAGGCCGTGGGATGGGGCTTGATCCGCCCCGCTGCGGACAATGCGCAGACCGTGAAGCAGATCCTCGCCCTCAGCGACGTCCTGATCCGGGAGCAGCCGGCGGCGCCGCTGCTGGCGAATTTCGCCCGCAGCACCCCACGCCCGCTCGAACCGGCGCTCGCGGGGCCGTTTCCCCTGGCCGAACGGCTTGGCCATGCCAACGGCGATTTCCCGCTGGCCGATCACCAGCGCGAAGTGCTGGCGCATCTGGCCCGGGCCGGCGACGGCGAGATCCTGGCGGTGAACGGCCCGCCCGGCACCGGCAAGACCACCATGCTGCTGTCCGCCATCGCCGGGGAATGGGTGCGCGCGGCCCTCGAAGGGGGCGAGCCGCCGCTGATCGTCGCCGCCTCGACCAACAATCAGGCGGTCACCAATATCATCGACGCCTTCGGCAAGGATTTCGGCCGGGGCGAGGGGCCCTTTGCCGGCCGCTGGCTGCCGGAGATCCAGAGCTTCGGCCTGTTCCTGGCCTCGAAAAGCCGGGAGGGGGAGGCCGCGGCGAAATACCAGACCGAGCGTTTCTTCGACAAGCTGGAGACGGCGGATTATCTGGCCCGCGCCCGCGCCGCCTATCTGCGCGCGGCCCGGGCCGCCTTTCCCGGTCTTGAACCCTTGGATGTGCCGGCGGCGATCGACGCCCTGCACGGGCTGATGCGGGAGGAACAGCGGACGCTGGCCGAGGCGGACGCCACCCACGGGGCCATGGTGCAGATCGAGGCCGCGATCCGCCAGGACCTGGGCGAGGCGCCCGAGGCCGCACTCGCCGAACGGCAGGCCGCCCGCACCCAGGCCGAGGCCGAGGGCGCCGCCGCCGCCGCCCTGCTGCACAAATGGGAGGGCTGGCTCGCGTCCGAGCCCCTGTTGCAATCCCTCTTCGCCTTCCTGCCGCCGGTGGCGCGGAAGCGCGGGCTGCGCGCCCGGCTCTTCCTGCGCGAAGCCGGGGCGGACGAGGCCGTCCTCGCCGAGACGCGCGCCGATGCCATGGAGGCCCGCCTGAAGAATCAGCTCCGGGATCGAGCGGAGAAACAGAGGGAAGCGGCGGAGCGCCACCAGCGGGCCATGAACGCGCTGGCGGCGCGCGACGCCCGGTCCGCCGCGTGGCGGGCGCTGGCGCAACGCCTTGCGGGGGAAAGCGGCGATGTCCCGGGCGTCGTCGCCCTCGACCGCCTGGCGGATTGCCGGCTGCGATTCCGGCTGTTCCTGCTCGCCACCCATTATTGGGAGGGCCGCTGGCTGCTGGCGATGGAAGAGGCGCTGCCCGCGCTGCAACGCCAGCAGCAGACCGGGCGGGGCGCCAATGATCGCGCCATGGTCGAACCCCAGTGGCGGCGGCGGATGATGCTGACCCCCTGCGCCGTCTCCACCTTCGCGACCCTGCCGGGCAAGATGACCTGCCGCGATGATCGTTCGGGCAGCTTCCGCACGGAGTATCTCTTCAACCATATCGACCTGCTGATCGTGGACGAGGCGGGGCAGGTACTGCCGGAAGTGGCGGCGCCGTCCTTCGCCCTGGCCAAGCGGGCCCTGGTCATCGGCGATACGCAGCAGATCGAGCCGATCTCTTCCCTGCCGCTGGCGGTCGATATCGGCAACCTGACCGAGGCCGGGCTGCTGTCCCATGCCGGGGACAGGGCGGCGCTCGAACGCGTGGAAGCCTTGGGCCTGACCTCGCGCAGCGGCAGCACCATGCGCCTCGCGCAGTCGGCCTGCCGCTTCCAGCCCTATCCCCGGCTCGACCGCGGCCTCTACCTGTTCGAGCACCGGCGCTGCTATGACGAGATCATCGGCTTCTGCAACGACCTTTGCTACAAGGGCACGCTGCTGCCGAGGCGGGGCGCGGCGGTGGGGACGATGCTGCCGCCCATGGGCTATCTCCATGTCGACGGCATGGCCGCGGCCGCCGGGGGCAGTCGCTTCAATGCCCTCGAGGCGCACACCATCGCGGCCTGGCTGGCGGCCGAGGGCGAGGGGCTGAAGCAGCGCTACGGCCGGCGGCTGGAGGATATCGTCGGCATCGTCACCCCCTTCGGCCGGCAGGTCCGCGAAATCGCCAAGGCCTGCGCCGAGGCCGGCATCGATGTCGGCCGCCAGGGCATGACCATCGGCACGGTCCACGCCCTCCAGGGGGCGGAGCGGCCGGTGGTGATCTTCTCGCCGGTCTATTCGAAACATGCCGACGGCGGCTTCATCGACCAGTCCCCCAGCATGCTGAATGTCGCGGTTTCGCGCGCCAAGGACGCATTTCTCGTCTTCGGCGACATGGATACGCTGGCGGCGGCCCCGCCGGGCAGCCCGCGTGCCGTTCTCGCCCGCTTCCTCTTCGCCGAGGAGGCGAACGGGCTGGCGTTCCAGGTCCCGCCGCGCCCCGACCTGTCGCAGGGCCAGCGCACAGTCGAGATGCTGCGCGATGCGGCGGAACACGACGCCTTTCTGTTGCAGGAACTGGCGGCGGCGCGGCGGAAATTCTGCATCGTCTCGCCCTGGGTCAATGTCGACACCATGGCCAGGGCCGGTACCACCCCGGCCATCGCGCAGGCGCGGGCGCGCGGCGTCGAGGTCGAGATTTTCGCCGATCCGGTGCTGATCCGCGACCGCAACAAGCCGGGGCAGGATAAGTTCGCCGAGGCGCAGGCGGCGCTGGCCAAGCTCGGCGTGCCGCTCCATGCCGTCAGGCAATTGCACAGCAAGCTGGTCTGGGCGGACGGGGCCCTGCTTGCCGTCGGCTCGTTCAACTGGCTGAGTGCGCTCCGTAGCGGCGACTATGCCCGCCACGAAACCTCCGTCGTCTACCGCGGTTCTCACCTCGGGGCCGAGATCGGCCTGCTGGAAGGCAGCCTGAAACCCCGCATCGGCCGCGACGGCTGA
- a CDS encoding lipid-transfer protein, with protein sequence MAREVFVAGVGMIPFTKPGQSEPYAVMGARAAGAALDDAGIGYDAVQQAYVGYVYGDSTAGQAAVYGVGLSGIPIVNVNNNCSTGSTALFLARQAVETGAADCVLALGFEQMEPGALGTVFEDRPSPLARFNDAMRGIQGFDGDTPFAAQHFGGAGRAHQHLFGTRAETFAAISVKARRHAAHNPYALFRAPITLEEVMAAKMIFAPLTRLQCCPPTCGGAAAIVCSGDFARRHGLSPRVRIAAQAMTTDRPSTFADHDMRKVVGYDMTRAAAAQVYEIAGIGPEDIPVAELHDCFTANELITYEGLGLTPEGTAERFILDGQNTYGGTCVTNPSGGLLSKGHPLGATGLAQCAELVWQLRGSAGPRQVEGAKLALQHNLGLGGACVVTLYAAV encoded by the coding sequence ATGGCACGGGAAGTCTTTGTCGCCGGGGTCGGCATGATCCCCTTCACCAAGCCGGGGCAAAGCGAGCCCTATGCGGTCATGGGCGCCCGGGCGGCCGGGGCGGCGCTCGATGACGCCGGCATCGGCTACGATGCCGTCCAGCAGGCCTATGTCGGCTATGTCTACGGCGATTCGACCGCGGGGCAGGCGGCAGTCTATGGCGTCGGCCTCAGCGGCATTCCGATCGTCAATGTGAACAACAATTGCTCCACCGGCTCGACCGCGCTGTTCCTGGCGCGGCAGGCGGTGGAGACGGGGGCCGCGGACTGCGTCCTCGCCCTCGGTTTCGAGCAGATGGAGCCCGGCGCCCTCGGCACCGTGTTCGAGGACCGGCCGTCACCGCTGGCCCGTTTCAACGATGCAATGCGCGGCATCCAGGGCTTCGACGGCGACACGCCTTTCGCCGCCCAGCATTTCGGCGGTGCCGGCCGCGCCCATCAACACCTGTTCGGGACCCGGGCGGAGACCTTCGCCGCCATCTCCGTCAAGGCCCGGCGCCATGCCGCCCATAATCCCTATGCCCTGTTCCGGGCCCCGATCACCCTGGAAGAGGTCATGGCGGCCAAGATGATCTTCGCGCCCCTGACCCGGCTGCAATGCTGCCCGCCCACCTGCGGCGGCGCGGCCGCCATCGTCTGTTCCGGCGACTTCGCCCGCCGCCACGGCCTGTCGCCCCGGGTGCGGATCGCGGCCCAGGCGATGACCACCGATCGCCCGTCCACCTTTGCCGACCACGACATGCGCAAGGTCGTCGGCTACGACATGACCCGGGCCGCCGCCGCCCAGGTCTATGAGATCGCGGGCATCGGCCCGGAAGACATTCCCGTGGCCGAACTGCACGATTGTTTCACCGCCAACGAATTGATCACCTACGAGGGCCTGGGCCTGACCCCGGAAGGGACGGCGGAGCGCTTCATCCTGGACGGCCAGAACACATACGGCGGCACTTGCGTGACCAATCCGTCGGGCGGCCTCCTGTCCAAGGGGCACCCGCTCGGCGCCACCGGCCTTGCCCAATGCGCGGAACTGGTCTGGCAATTGCGCGGCAGCGCCGGCCCGCGCCAGGTCGAGGGGGCGAAGCTGGCGCTGCAGCACAATCTTGGCCTCGGCGGGGCCTGCGTCGTCACGCTTTACGCCGCCGTCTGA
- a CDS encoding response regulator → MTPGLNRSHTIATPVYVIDDDASIVEEVGDFLKLKGFVVHAFSVPAEALERMLVEAEPFLVVTDMQMPGLSGLDLVRELRHFGGAPRVFETILFSAFADLDRAINALKLGVLDFLVKPVDLDQLVAAIYRAAEALDQRREVKTNDRDLSAQLAETLAKAKELTSTIENAAVRLSREAVSPTPVTAMPRLAPAAMPQVPAPQPVHRLVINPPRTLPSQAPEESEMLHRIKALQAARRFRDKLLPSCVDGDANWEILLYLIEQSLLHRVVSVTSACHATTLPSTTAMRKIDELVSTGWLQKRPDPSDRRRTLIAPTDLCRDRMRNYLLGLPVNIGTPGFESPVPALA, encoded by the coding sequence ATGACGCCGGGACTGAATCGTTCGCACACAATCGCAACCCCTGTCTATGTGATCGACGACGATGCCTCGATCGTCGAGGAAGTGGGCGATTTCCTGAAGCTCAAGGGTTTCGTGGTCCATGCTTTCTCGGTGCCGGCGGAAGCGTTGGAACGCATGCTGGTGGAGGCGGAACCCTTTCTGGTGGTCACCGACATGCAGATGCCGGGGCTAAGCGGGCTCGATCTGGTGCGTGAACTGCGCCATTTCGGTGGCGCTCCGCGGGTCTTCGAAACCATCCTGTTCTCCGCCTTCGCCGATCTCGACCGGGCGATCAACGCCCTGAAGCTCGGCGTGCTGGACTTCCTGGTGAAGCCGGTCGATCTCGACCAGCTGGTCGCCGCGATCTATCGCGCGGCCGAGGCGCTGGATCAGCGCCGCGAAGTGAAGACCAACGACCGCGATCTTTCCGCGCAACTGGCCGAAACCCTGGCCAAGGCCAAGGAACTGACCTCGACGATCGAGAATGCGGCGGTCCGCCTCTCGCGCGAAGCGGTGTCGCCCACGCCGGTGACCGCGATGCCGCGGCTGGCGCCTGCCGCCATGCCCCAGGTGCCGGCGCCGCAGCCGGTGCACCGGCTGGTGATCAACCCGCCCCGCACGCTGCCGAGCCAGGCCCCCGAAGAAAGCGAAATGCTGCACCGGATCAAGGCGCTGCAGGCCGCGCGCCGGTTCCGGGACAAGCTGCTGCCGTCCTGCGTCGACGGCGACGCCAATTGGGAAATCCTGCTCTATCTGATCGAGCAATCCCTGTTGCACCGGGTGGTTTCGGTCACCAGCGCCTGCCATGCGACGACGCTGCCCTCGACCACCGCCATGCGCAAGATCGACGAACTGGTCTCGACCGGGTGGCTGCAAAAGCGGCCCGATCCCTCGGACCGCCGCCGCACCCTGATCGCGCCGACCGATCTCTGCCGCGACCGCATGCGCAATTATCTCCTCGGCCTGCCGGTCAATATCGGCACGCCCGGCTTCGAATCGCCGGTGCCCGCGCTGGCGTGA
- a CDS encoding response regulator, protein MTAGRDKPQRRSPTLLVVDDDDDLRTELAELFGRVGYDVLQASNGIEAVEIAREKRPDVVLMDVGMPQLGGVRAAEIMTLLRHTEQVVLMSGNPEMVAEAASHRGLAPIVLHKPLSFDVCRRVIDSLAKPGT, encoded by the coding sequence ATGACGGCGGGAAGGGACAAACCGCAACGCCGCTCGCCGACTCTGCTCGTGGTCGACGACGACGATGATCTGCGCACGGAACTGGCCGAATTGTTCGGCCGGGTGGGCTATGACGTCCTTCAGGCTTCGAACGGCATCGAAGCCGTCGAGATCGCCCGCGAGAAACGCCCCGATGTCGTCCTGATGGATGTCGGCATGCCGCAGCTCGGCGGTGTGCGGGCCGCGGAAATCATGACCCTGCTGCGTCACACCGAGCAGGTCGTGCTGATGAGCGGCAATCCCGAAATGGTGGCCGAGGCCGCCTCGCACCGGGGCCTCGCGCCCATCGTGCTGCACAAGCCCCTCAGCTTCGACGTCTGCCGCCGGGTGATCGACAGCCTGGCGAAACCCGGCACCTGA
- a CDS encoding cobalamin-binding protein has product MAFPPERIVCLTEETVETLYLLGAEDRIVGISGYCVRPPAARRDKPRVSAFTSADMPKILALKPDLVLTFSDLQAAIVADLVRAGIAVHAFNQRSIAGILDMIRLLGAMVGAGPRALALADGFARRIDAARAAAARLDHRPRVYFEEWDEPMISGIAWISELIEAAGGVDVFPHLAGQGAARDRIVTAEQVVAAAPEIIVASWCGKKFRPEKLAARPGFERIPAVRDGRLHEIKAPVILQPGPAALTEGLDALCRLILPERAAPL; this is encoded by the coding sequence ATGGCCTTTCCGCCGGAAAGGATTGTCTGCCTGACCGAGGAGACGGTGGAAACCCTCTATCTCCTCGGCGCGGAGGACCGCATCGTCGGCATCTCCGGCTATTGCGTCCGCCCGCCGGCGGCCCGGCGCGACAAGCCCCGGGTCTCGGCCTTCACTTCTGCCGACATGCCGAAGATCCTGGCCCTGAAGCCGGATCTGGTGCTCACCTTCTCCGATCTCCAGGCGGCGATCGTGGCCGATCTGGTGCGCGCCGGCATCGCCGTTCACGCCTTCAACCAGCGCAGCATCGCCGGGATTCTGGACATGATCCGCCTGCTCGGCGCCATGGTCGGGGCAGGGCCGCGGGCCCTGGCCCTGGCCGACGGCTTCGCCCGCCGCATCGATGCGGCGAGGGCGGCGGCGGCCCGGCTCGACCATCGTCCCCGGGTCTATTTCGAGGAATGGGACGAGCCGATGATCAGCGGCATCGCCTGGATCTCGGAATTGATCGAGGCCGCGGGCGGTGTCGACGTCTTCCCCCATCTGGCCGGCCAAGGCGCCGCCCGCGACCGGATCGTCACCGCGGAACAGGTGGTCGCGGCCGCGCCCGAGATCATCGTCGCCTCCTGGTGCGGCAAGAAGTTCCGGCCGGAGAAACTGGCGGCCCGGCCCGGCTTCGAGCGCATTCCCGCGGTCCGCGACGGCCGGCTGCACGAGATCAAGGCGCCGGTCATCCTCCAGCCCGGCCCCGCGGCGCTGACGGAAGGGCTGGATGCCCTGTGCCGCCTCATCCTGCCGGAACGCGCCGCCCCGCTTTGA